A single region of the Streptococcus macedonicus ACA-DC 198 genome encodes:
- a CDS encoding Nicotinamide mononucleotide transport (NMT) family protein, translated as MKKQLSLKNSFNLAWNRLNTKEKMFVIITFLASLSFTLYGMLPTLVTGDFTALNTLSIIMSIFGFIGTWTLALQWQHTFKANGIQNIAGILVAGMQGIYGDMFTSFYYLVTEFIGHYSWKKRRNDNGELVVDKKFGAKDVFLAIFFWTIGLGFLSYWMGGQKIVLDALTNGLSFTAQQRQVKGHLDGYYIWLLVDLLSFMLFISIGNQIVAFSYLGMFAQGLVGIMIWKKGKGQA; from the coding sequence TTGAAAAAACAATTATCACTTAAAAATTCTTTCAACCTTGCATGGAATCGCCTAAACACTAAAGAAAAAATGTTTGTCATTATCACTTTTCTGGCGTCACTTAGCTTTACTCTCTATGGCATGTTACCGACACTAGTCACAGGTGATTTTACCGCCTTAAATACTCTCTCAATTATCATGTCAATCTTTGGCTTTATCGGAACATGGACTTTGGCGCTCCAATGGCAGCACACCTTTAAGGCAAATGGGATTCAAAATATCGCTGGGATTTTAGTTGCTGGAATGCAAGGCATTTACGGTGATATGTTTACAAGTTTTTATTATCTTGTAACCGAATTTATCGGGCATTACAGTTGGAAAAAACGCCGTAATGATAATGGTGAACTTGTTGTCGATAAAAAATTCGGAGCCAAAGACGTCTTTCTCGCTATTTTCTTTTGGACAATTGGACTTGGCTTTCTGTCTTACTGGATGGGTGGACAAAAAATTGTCCTCGATGCTTTGACAAACGGACTATCATTCACTGCTCAACAACGACAAGTAAAAGGGCACCTTGATGGCTACTACATTTGGCTTTTGGTTGACCTTCTTAGTTTTATGCTATTTATTTCCATTGGAAACCAAATCGTCGCTTTCAGCTACCTCGGCATGTTTGCTCAAGGATTGGTTGGGATTATGATTTGGAAGAAAGGCAAAGGACAAGCTTAA
- a CDS encoding Deoxyadenosine kinase/Deoxyguanosine kinase, with amino-acid sequence MIILAGMIGVGKTTYTSLLAKELGTTAFFEPVDNNPILDKYYEDPEKYGFALQIYFLNKRFKAIKKAYYTDNNVLDRSIYEDALFTYINTLQGSISEQEYKIYLELLDNMMEEIDGLPKKSPDLLIYLEGSFDHIMNNIKKRGRDFEQPDNTNGLTDYYKLLHTHYNSWYENYQYSPKMKINTDHIDVTKSEDWAKVYQMIRQEMKSIGIGD; translated from the coding sequence GTGATTATTCTAGCAGGAATGATAGGAGTTGGAAAAACTACCTATACTTCTCTTTTAGCCAAAGAATTAGGCACAACAGCTTTCTTTGAACCTGTTGATAACAACCCTATTTTAGATAAATATTATGAAGACCCTGAAAAATACGGCTTTGCTTTGCAGATTTATTTTCTAAATAAACGCTTTAAAGCCATTAAAAAAGCTTATTATACTGATAATAATGTCTTAGACCGTTCCATCTACGAAGATGCTCTCTTTACGTATATCAATACCCTTCAAGGCAGTATCAGCGAACAAGAATATAAGATTTACCTAGAATTGTTAGATAACATGATGGAGGAGATTGACGGACTTCCTAAAAAATCCCCTGATTTGCTCATTTACCTCGAAGGCAGTTTTGACCACATCATGAACAACATCAAAAAACGTGGACGTGATTTTGAACAGCCTGATAATACTAACGGGCTCACTGATTACTACAAACTCCTTCACACACACTACAACAGCTGGTATGAAAACTACCAATACAGTCCTAAAATGAAAATCAACACCGACCATATCGATGTTACAAAATCGGAGGACTGGGCAAAAGTTTATCAAATGATCCGTCAAGAAATGAAATCAATTGGAATTGGAGATTAA
- a CDS encoding Acetyltransferase, translating to MIKILGQIKDSKLPDIETERLYLRPRLVSDAEDIFAYASLPEVTWPAGFPPAESVEAEAHYLENIMPKRWVEQKVPSGYGICLKGTNKVIGSVDFNKRHADDVLEMGYLLHLDYWGKGFVPEAAHALLEVGFTLLNLHKIEIECYGYNKASQRIAEKLGFTLEARIRDRKDAQGKRCDLLRYGLLKSEWEGR from the coding sequence ATGATTAAAATTTTAGGTCAGATTAAGGACAGTAAACTTCCTGATATTGAGACAGAACGGCTATATTTACGCCCACGTCTGGTCTCAGATGCTGAGGATATTTTTGCTTATGCGAGCTTGCCAGAAGTGACTTGGCCAGCTGGTTTTCCACCTGCAGAAAGCGTAGAAGCAGAGGCACATTATCTTGAAAACATTATGCCAAAGCGCTGGGTTGAGCAAAAGGTACCGTCTGGTTATGGTATTTGCTTAAAAGGGACAAATAAAGTCATTGGTTCGGTTGATTTTAATAAGCGCCATGCTGATGATGTTCTTGAAATGGGCTATCTGCTTCATCTAGATTATTGGGGGAAAGGATTCGTGCCAGAAGCTGCGCATGCGCTGTTGGAAGTTGGATTTACCCTACTCAATCTCCACAAAATTGAAATTGAATGTTATGGTTACAATAAAGCAAGCCAACGTATTGCTGAAAAACTAGGTTTCACCCTCGAAGCTCGAATCCGCGACCGCAAAGACGCACAAGGGAAACGTTGTGACCTGTTGCGCTATGGATTGTTGAAAAGTGAGTGGGAGGGGAGATGA
- the valS gene encoding Valyl-tRNA synthetase, with translation MSKELSPKYNPAEVEAGRYQKWLDEDVFKPSGDKKAHPYSIVIPPPNVTGKLHLGHAWDTTLQDIIIRQKRMQGFDTLWLPGMDHAGIATQAKVEARLAEDGISRYDLGREKFLDKVWEWKDEYASTIKQQWGKMGISVDYSRERFTLDEGLSKAVRKVFVELYKKGWIYRGEFIINWDPKARTALSDIEVIHKDVEGAFYHMNYMLEDGSRSLEVATTRPETMFGDVAVAVNPNDDRYKDLIGQNVILPIVNKAIPIVGDEHADPEFGTGVVKITPAHDPNDFLVGQRHNLPQINVMNDDGTMNELAGEFAGMDRFEARKAVVKKLEEIGALVEIEKMVHSVGHSERTGVPVEPRLSTQWFVKMDQLAKNAITNQDTDDEVKFYPPRFNDTFLQWMENVHDWVISRQLWWGHQIPAWYNAEGEMYVGEEAPEGDGWTQDEDVLDTWFSSALWPFSTMGWPDTEAEDFKRYFPTSTLVTGYDIIFFWVSRMIFQSLEFTGRRPFENVLIHGLIRDEQGRKMSKSLGNGIDPMDVIEKYGADALRWFLSNGSAPGQDVRFSYEKMDAAWNFINKIWNISRYILMNNEDLTLDQASANVDKVVAGTGGNVTDRWILHNLNETIAKVTENFDKFEFGVAGYILYNFIWDEFADWYVELTKEVLYSDNEDEKVITRSVLLYTLDKILRLLHPIMPFVTEEIFEQISEGSIVTAEYPTVNPTFENEAAHKGVESLKDLIRAVRNARSEVNVAPSKPITLLVKTSDKELENFFNSNVNYIKRFTNPEKLEISSTIEAPELAMSSVITGAEIFLPLADLLNVEEELARLNKELAKWQKELDMVARKLGNEKFVANAKPEVVQKERDKQVDYQAKYDATVARIEDMKKLVK, from the coding sequence ATGTCAAAAGAACTTTCACCAAAATATAACCCGGCTGAGGTTGAGGCTGGGCGTTATCAAAAATGGTTAGATGAGGATGTTTTCAAGCCTTCTGGCGATAAGAAAGCTCATCCGTATTCTATCGTTATTCCACCACCAAACGTAACTGGTAAACTTCATCTTGGTCACGCTTGGGATACTACTTTGCAAGATATTATTATCCGTCAAAAACGTATGCAAGGTTTTGATACTTTATGGCTTCCTGGTATGGACCATGCGGGGATTGCAACACAAGCAAAAGTTGAGGCACGTCTTGCTGAAGATGGTATCTCACGTTACGACCTTGGTCGTGAAAAATTCCTTGATAAAGTCTGGGAATGGAAAGATGAATACGCATCAACAATCAAACAACAATGGGGTAAAATGGGTATCTCTGTTGACTACTCACGTGAACGTTTTACACTTGATGAAGGATTGTCAAAAGCGGTTCGTAAAGTCTTTGTTGAACTTTATAAAAAAGGTTGGATTTATCGTGGTGAATTTATCATCAACTGGGATCCAAAAGCTCGTACAGCCCTTTCTGATATCGAAGTTATCCATAAAGATGTTGAAGGTGCTTTCTACCACATGAACTATATGTTGGAAGATGGTTCACGTAGCCTTGAAGTTGCCACAACTCGTCCTGAAACAATGTTTGGTGACGTAGCCGTTGCGGTTAACCCAAATGATGACCGTTACAAAGATTTGATTGGCCAAAATGTTATCCTTCCAATCGTTAACAAAGCTATTCCAATCGTCGGTGATGAACACGCTGACCCAGAATTTGGTACTGGTGTAGTTAAAATCACTCCAGCACACGACCCTAATGACTTCTTAGTTGGTCAGCGTCATAACTTGCCACAAATCAACGTCATGAATGATGACGGTACAATGAACGAACTTGCTGGTGAATTTGCTGGTATGGACCGCTTTGAAGCTCGTAAAGCTGTCGTTAAAAAATTGGAAGAAATCGGTGCACTTGTTGAAATTGAAAAAATGGTTCACAGCGTTGGTCACTCAGAACGTACTGGTGTGCCAGTTGAGCCACGTTTGTCAACACAATGGTTCGTTAAAATGGACCAATTGGCTAAAAATGCTATTACTAACCAAGACACTGATGACGAAGTAAAATTCTACCCACCACGTTTCAACGATACTTTCCTACAATGGATGGAAAACGTTCATGACTGGGTTATCTCTCGTCAATTATGGTGGGGTCACCAAATTCCTGCATGGTACAATGCTGAAGGTGAAATGTACGTTGGTGAAGAAGCTCCAGAAGGTGACGGATGGACTCAAGACGAAGATGTTCTTGATACTTGGTTTAGTTCAGCCTTATGGCCATTCTCAACAATGGGCTGGCCTGACACAGAAGCAGAAGACTTCAAGCGTTACTTCCCAACATCTACATTGGTAACTGGTTATGATATCATCTTCTTCTGGGTGTCACGTATGATTTTCCAATCATTGGAATTCACAGGACGCCGTCCATTTGAAAACGTGCTTATCCACGGTCTTATTCGTGACGAGCAAGGACGTAAAATGTCTAAATCACTTGGTAACGGTATTGACCCAATGGATGTTATCGAGAAATACGGTGCTGACGCTCTTCGTTGGTTCTTATCAAACGGTTCTGCACCAGGTCAAGACGTTCGTTTCTCTTACGAAAAAATGGACGCTGCTTGGAACTTCATCAACAAAATCTGGAATATTTCTCGTTACATTTTGATGAACAATGAAGACCTTACGCTTGACCAAGCTAGCGCAAATGTTGACAAAGTTGTTGCTGGTACGGGTGGTAACGTAACTGACCGCTGGATTCTTCACAACTTGAATGAAACAATTGCCAAAGTTACTGAAAACTTTGATAAATTTGAATTTGGTGTGGCTGGTTATATCCTTTACAACTTCATTTGGGATGAATTTGCTGACTGGTACGTTGAATTGACAAAAGAAGTGCTTTACAGTGACAATGAAGATGAAAAAGTTATCACTCGTTCAGTTCTTCTTTACACCCTTGATAAGATTCTTCGTTTGCTTCACCCAATTATGCCATTTGTTACTGAAGAAATCTTTGAACAAATTTCTGAAGGTTCAATCGTAACAGCTGAATACCCAACAGTTAACCCAACGTTTGAAAATGAAGCTGCGCATAAAGGTGTTGAAAGTCTTAAAGACCTTATCCGTGCTGTCCGTAACGCACGTAGCGAAGTAAATGTTGCTCCAAGTAAACCAATTACACTTCTTGTGAAAACAAGCGATAAAGAATTGGAAAACTTCTTTAACAGCAATGTGAACTATATCAAGCGCTTCACAAATCCTGAAAAACTAGAAATTTCTTCTACCATTGAAGCACCAGAATTGGCAATGTCTAGTGTGATCACAGGCGCTGAAATCTTCTTGCCACTTGCTGACCTTCTTAACGTTGAAGAAGAATTGGCACGTCTTAACAAAGAACTTGCTAAATGGCAAAAAGAATTGGACATGGTCGCACGTAAACTCGGCAACGAAAAATTCGTCGCTAACGCTAAACCAGAAGTTGTCCAAAAAGAACGCGACAAACAAGTCGATTATCAAGCCAAATACGATGCAACAGTCGCTCGTATCGAAGATATGAAAAAATTGGTGAAATAA
- the yyaQ gene encoding Hypothetical protein, whose product MSFESDIFRKKRVVFECLVPFGFQKSQGGYEFRETILDGAFEVHVHIAVDGEVSTYVIDTDLNEEYLAIHVAQAMGNFVGQVREAYLAVLERVAADCFEALPFLNPQTNRLAHYLQATYGDMYDHPFEKYPEFSSYRYPQNHKWYALIMTVARGKLDLGDETWSKEALEQKIEIINIKVNPKDLPRLLEIRGIYPSYHMSKKSWVSLVLDETVSDDLLFSLVKNSRALVSGKSLGSLSGPDYWIIPANLKYYDIDAEFAANSIINWTQKASIKAGDYVAIYITAPTRALRYLCRVLESDIPNSGYREEKSIKKLMKIELLQTFSNSQFPIAVLKECGVTNIRGPRRMTKELITLIDRT is encoded by the coding sequence ATGTCATTTGAATCGGATATTTTTAGGAAGAAGCGGGTAGTGTTTGAGTGCTTGGTGCCGTTTGGTTTTCAGAAATCACAGGGTGGTTATGAGTTCCGCGAAACTATTTTGGACGGCGCTTTTGAAGTGCATGTCCATATTGCGGTAGATGGGGAGGTGTCAACTTATGTGATTGATACTGATTTGAACGAGGAATATCTTGCCATTCATGTGGCGCAAGCAATGGGAAATTTTGTTGGGCAAGTCAGAGAAGCTTATCTTGCGGTGCTTGAACGTGTGGCGGCAGATTGCTTTGAAGCTCTGCCATTTCTCAATCCACAAACCAATCGTCTCGCACACTACTTGCAAGCGACATATGGCGACATGTATGACCATCCTTTTGAAAAATATCCTGAGTTTTCGTCTTACCGTTATCCGCAGAATCATAAGTGGTATGCGTTGATTATGACGGTTGCGCGTGGAAAGTTGGATTTGGGCGATGAAACGTGGTCAAAAGAGGCGTTAGAACAGAAAATCGAGATTATCAATATCAAAGTTAATCCCAAAGACTTGCCTCGATTGCTTGAAATAAGAGGCATTTACCCATCTTACCATATGAGCAAGAAATCATGGGTGTCGCTAGTGCTGGACGAGACGGTTTCGGATGATTTGCTTTTTTCTTTGGTGAAAAATAGCAGAGCTTTAGTTTCAGGGAAAAGTCTTGGGAGCTTATCTGGGCCTGATTATTGGATTATCCCTGCCAATCTGAAATATTACGATATCGATGCGGAATTTGCAGCAAATTCGATTATTAATTGGACACAAAAAGCCAGTATTAAAGCGGGTGATTATGTTGCCATTTATATTACGGCACCAACACGCGCCCTTCGCTACCTTTGCCGTGTCTTAGAATCCGACATTCCAAATAGCGGTTATCGGGAAGAAAAATCAATTAAAAAATTAATGAAAATTGAGCTATTGCAAACTTTTTCAAATAGCCAATTTCCAATTGCTGTGCTGAAAGAATGTGGTGTCACTAACATTCGTGGACCACGCCGTATGACAAAAGAATTAATTACCTTGATTGATCGAACATAA
- a CDS encoding ABC transporter membrane-spanning permease-macrolide efflux produces MKKAEQKNASLLVSSSAISKIGDVLFDYVNNSFLASFNMNSMVLVGVYQSLENIMGVLFNLFGGVIADRFRRKKIIILSDFLSGLACIALSFISDNTWLIYAIIVANVFLAFLSSFSTPAYNAFTKEVVEKDNIALLNSYLQTAATVVKIVIPIVAVGVYRLIGIHGSLLLDGVSFILSSIIVVFVSPILEENTKNNHFSMASIFQDLISGFRYLAQKRQVSVLIALSASVNFFMAAYNLLLPYSNQMFPKITENIYGTFLIAEAVGGLIGALISGRVNKKLSTDLLMTFLAVAGLFLGLAPILYHIFPNVVFLALSPAFCSIFLTVFNIHSFSLVQREVDSNYLGRVLGIVFTIAVLFMPLGTAIFTIILRPDYEFNYLFVGLAVIILSFIFLMSLRKINDKE; encoded by the coding sequence ATGAAAAAAGCAGAACAGAAAAATGCTAGTTTGCTTGTTTCAAGCAGCGCCATTTCAAAAATTGGAGATGTTTTATTTGATTATGTTAACAATTCATTCTTAGCTAGTTTTAATATGAATTCAATGGTGTTAGTTGGGGTATATCAATCACTTGAAAACATTATGGGAGTCCTTTTTAATCTTTTTGGTGGTGTGATTGCTGACCGTTTTCGTCGAAAGAAAATCATCATTTTGAGTGATTTTTTAAGTGGTCTAGCTTGTATAGCCTTGTCATTTATCAGTGATAATACATGGTTAATTTATGCGATTATTGTAGCCAATGTGTTTTTGGCATTTTTATCATCTTTTTTCAACACCTGCTTATAACGCTTTTACGAAAGAAGTGGTGGAAAAAGACAATATTGCTCTACTAAATTCTTACTTGCAAACAGCGGCTACGGTTGTCAAAATTGTGATTCCAATCGTTGCGGTCGGCGTTTATCGCTTGATAGGTATTCATGGTTCTCTGCTTTTGGATGGTGTTTCCTTTATATTATCAAGCATCATTGTAGTCTTTGTTTCTCCGATTTTAGAAGAAAATACAAAAAACAATCATTTTTCAATGGCTAGTATCTTTCAGGATTTAATCAGTGGCTTTCGTTATTTGGCACAAAAACGCCAAGTTTCGGTTTTGATTGCTCTATCGGCTTCTGTGAATTTTTTTATGGCTGCTTATAACCTATTACTACCTTACAGCAACCAAATGTTCCCGAAAATTACTGAGAATATTTACGGAACATTTTTGATAGCTGAAGCGGTTGGTGGGCTTATTGGTGCTCTTATCAGCGGTAGGGTTAATAAGAAATTATCAACTGACTTGTTAATGACTTTTTTGGCAGTTGCTGGTTTATTTCTTGGTTTAGCACCAATTTTGTACCATATTTTTCCAAATGTTGTTTTTCTGGCGCTATCACCAGCTTTTTGTAGTATCTTTTTGACGGTCTTTAACATTCATTCTTTTTCGCTTGTTCAAAGAGAAGTTGATAGCAATTATTTGGGGCGTGTTTTGGGAATTGTCTTTACAATAGCGGTGCTTTTTATGCCCCTTGGAACAGCTATTTTTACAATCATACTGCGCCCAGACTATGAATTTAATTATCTATTCGTTGGCTTAGCAGTAATCATCTTATCTTTCATTTTCTTGATGTCACTACGCAAAATAAATGATAAAGAATAA
- the asnA gene encoding Aspartate--ammonia ligase: MKKSFIQQQQEISFVKNTFTQYLIDKLDIVEVQGPILSQVGDGMQDNLNGIENPVSVHIKRIPDAEYEVVHSLAKWKRHTLARFGFNEGEGFFVHMKALRPDEEELDPIHSIYVDQWDWEKVIPNGRRNIEYLKETVEQVYKAIRLTELAVEARFDIEAVLPKKITFIHTEELVERYPDLTPKERENAAAKEFGAIFLIGIGGILPDGQRHDGRAPDYDDWTSESENGYHGLNGDIIVWNEALNSAFELSSMGIRVDEEALRRQVKITGDEDRLQLEWHKALLNGLFPLTIGGGIGQSRMAMFLLRKKHIGEVQSSVWPQEVRDTYENIL, from the coding sequence ATGAAGAAAAGCTTTATTCAGCAACAGCAGGAGATTTCTTTTGTCAAGAATACTTTCACTCAATATTTGATTGATAAACTTGACATCGTTGAAGTGCAAGGACCTATTCTCAGTCAGGTCGGGGATGGTATGCAAGATAATTTGAATGGTATTGAAAATCCCGTATCAGTGCACATAAAACGTATTCCTGATGCTGAATATGAAGTTGTTCATTCACTTGCTAAGTGGAAACGTCATACCTTAGCACGTTTTGGCTTCAATGAAGGAGAAGGGTTTTTCGTACACATGAAAGCTCTCCGACCAGACGAAGAAGAATTAGATCCAATCCACTCTATTTATGTTGACCAATGGGATTGGGAAAAAGTTATTCCAAATGGTCGTCGCAACATCGAATATTTGAAAGAAACAGTTGAACAAGTTTATAAGGCTATTCGTTTGACAGAATTGGCTGTTGAAGCTCGTTTTGATATCGAAGCTGTTTTGCCTAAGAAAATCACATTCATCCACACAGAAGAATTGGTAGAACGTTATCCAGATTTGACACCGAAAGAACGTGAAAATGCTGCCGCTAAAGAATTTGGAGCAATTTTCCTTATCGGTATTGGTGGTATTTTGCCAGATGGTCAACGTCATGATGGTCGTGCACCTGACTACGATGACTGGACTTCTGAATCAGAAAATGGTTACCACGGTCTTAATGGTGATATCATTGTTTGGAATGAAGCTTTGAATTCTGCTTTTGAATTGTCATCAATGGGTATTCGTGTTGACGAGGAAGCTCTCAGACGTCAAGTTAAAATCACTGGTGACGAAGATCGTTTACAACTAGAATGGCATAAAGCTCTTCTTAATGGTCTCTTCCCACTTACTATCGGAGGTGGTATCGGTCAATCTCGTATGGCAATGTTCTTGCTCCGTAAGAAACATATCGGAGAAGTTCAATCAAGTGTTTGGCCACAAGAAGTTCGTGACACTTACGAAAATATTCTTTAA
- the ylbH gene encoding Ribosomal RNA small subunit methyltransferase D encodes MVIMRVVAGKFGGRPLKTLDGKITRPTTDKVKGAIFNMIGPFFDGGRVLDLFSGSGSLAIEAISRGMDEAVLVERNRQAQAIILENIKMTKSEQQFHLLKMNANKAIGVVSGQFDLVLLDPPYAKEEIVKNITELEEAGLLSEDVMLVCETDKAVDLPEKISNFGIWKQKTYGISKVTVYVR; translated from the coding sequence ATGGTTATTATGAGAGTTGTAGCAGGAAAATTTGGTGGGCGTCCTTTAAAGACGCTAGATGGAAAAATTACGCGTCCGACAACAGATAAGGTTAAAGGTGCTATTTTTAATATGATTGGTCCATTTTTTGATGGTGGACGTGTTTTAGATTTGTTTTCTGGTAGTGGAAGTTTAGCGATTGAAGCTATTTCACGCGGAATGGATGAAGCTGTGCTGGTTGAACGCAATCGTCAAGCGCAAGCTATTATTTTAGAAAATATCAAAATGACAAAGTCTGAGCAGCAATTTCACTTGTTGAAAATGAATGCTAATAAGGCAATTGGCGTTGTTAGTGGACAGTTTGATTTGGTACTTTTAGATCCACCATACGCTAAGGAAGAAATTGTCAAAAATATTACGGAATTAGAAGAAGCAGGGCTTTTGTCTGAGGATGTCATGCTGGTTTGTGAGACGGATAAAGCTGTTGATTTACCAGAAAAAATTTCAAATTTTGGCATCTGGAAACAAAAAACATATGGCATTAGTAAGGTTACGGTATATGTTAGGTAG
- the coaD gene encoding Phosphopantetheine adenylyltransferase, giving the protein MAKIGLFTGSFDPVTNGHLDIIARASKLFDTLFVGIFYNKAKNGFFSVEERRQMLEEALQEFPNVKVITARDSLVVDIAKRLEVGYLVRGLRNGKDLEYEADLAFYNHYLALEIESVFLLSSPDLVHVSSSRIRELIYFHSDISDFVPTSVVKKVEEKYGNLKKI; this is encoded by the coding sequence ATGGCTAAAATTGGTTTATTTACGGGGTCTTTTGACCCTGTGACAAATGGGCATCTTGATATCATAGCACGTGCAAGCAAGTTGTTTGACACACTTTTTGTGGGCATTTTTTACAATAAAGCTAAGAATGGCTTCTTTAGCGTTGAAGAGAGACGGCAGATGTTAGAAGAAGCACTGCAAGAATTTCCGAACGTTAAAGTGATTACAGCGCGTGATTCTTTGGTGGTGGATATTGCTAAGCGTTTAGAAGTTGGTTATCTCGTGCGTGGTCTCCGTAATGGGAAAGATTTAGAGTACGAGGCTGATTTAGCGTTTTATAATCATTATCTGGCGTTAGAGATTGAGAGTGTTTTTTTATTGAGCTCTCCTGATTTGGTTCATGTCTCATCAAGTCGCATCCGTGAATTGATTTATTTCCATTCAGATATTTCAGATTTTGTGCCAACAAGTGTTGTCAAAAAAGTGGAGGAAAAATATGGCAATCTTAAAAAGATTTAA
- the ylbL gene encoding Lon-like protease with PDZ domain, with translation MAILKRFKEILKKLGRILYRFKWWILGVVGIAFLLFSLLYPLDYYIEMPGGVYDIRSVLTVDNKEDDEDGSYNFVAVKVSQATLAQLVYAWLTPYTEISTAADVTGGYSNADYLRINEYYMETSQNTATYQALTLAGKEATLDYQGVYVLNVSDNSTFKGILNIADTVTGVNGQTFNSSAELMAYVADLDLGSEVTVQYTSDGEAKEATGKIIELSNGKNGIGIGLVDHTSVSSDVDVDFHTSGVGGPSAGLMFTLDIYDQLNGEDLRKGRKIAGTGTIESDGSVGDIGGAALKVVAAAKAGADIFFVPNNPVDEETLKKDPDAKTNYEEAVEAAKDLDTDMKIVPVTTVQEAIDYLRNND, from the coding sequence ATGGCAATCTTAAAAAGATTTAAAGAGATTTTGAAAAAGTTGGGTCGTATTTTATATCGCTTTAAGTGGTGGATATTAGGTGTTGTAGGCATTGCTTTCTTACTATTTAGCTTGTTGTATCCGCTTGATTACTATATTGAAATGCCTGGTGGTGTTTATGATATTCGTAGCGTTTTAACAGTTGATAATAAGGAAGATGATGAAGATGGCTCTTATAATTTTGTGGCTGTCAAGGTTAGTCAGGCGACCTTGGCACAATTGGTTTATGCTTGGTTAACTCCCTACACAGAAATTTCGACAGCCGCAGATGTGACTGGTGGTTATAGCAATGCTGATTATCTTCGTATCAATGAGTATTACATGGAAACCTCTCAAAATACAGCGACTTATCAAGCCTTAACCTTGGCAGGAAAGGAAGCGACGCTTGATTATCAAGGGGTTTATGTTTTAAATGTTAGTGATAATTCGACGTTTAAAGGGATTTTGAATATCGCTGATACGGTAACTGGGGTTAATGGTCAGACATTTAACAGTTCGGCAGAATTAATGGCCTATGTGGCTGATTTGGATTTAGGGTCTGAGGTAACAGTTCAATATACATCAGACGGCGAAGCAAAAGAAGCCACAGGGAAAATTATTGAATTGTCAAATGGAAAAAATGGTATCGGAATCGGTTTGGTAGATCATACGTCGGTGTCATCAGATGTTGATGTTGATTTTCATACGAGTGGTGTCGGTGGTCCAAGTGCTGGTTTGATGTTTACGCTTGATATTTATGACCAATTAAATGGTGAAGATTTGCGTAAAGGTCGTAAAATTGCTGGTACAGGTACGATTGAATCAGATGGTTCAGTCGGGGATATTGGTGGCGCAGCACTCAAAGTTGTTGCTGCTGCTAAAGCTGGTGCGGATATTTTCTTTGTTCCAAATAACCCTGTGGATGAGGAAACATTGAAAAAAGATCCTGATGCGAAAACGAACTATGAAGAAGCTGTCGAAGCTGCTAAAGACCTCGATACCGATATGAAAATCGTCCCAGTCACAACGGTCCAAGAAGCAATTGACTATCTACGAAACAATGATTAA
- the insI1 gene encoding ISSth4, transposase, IS30 family, truncated, which yields MSYHHFTIDERESIYRTKGMTFSQIARLLHRHPSSISRELKRHSKQGNYSPSRAQTAYRLAKSHCGRKRKLEIDTELSQTVKHLFLECQWSPEEIEGQLRLERERHVISYQTIYRAIYRGHFDDTSLSHGARGVVRKLRHHGKTRHTKSHVEKRGKIPISHTI from the coding sequence ATGAGCTACCATCATTTTACCATAGATGAACGAGAAAGTATTTATCGTACTAAAGGGATGACCTTTTCTCAAATAGCACGACTATTACATCGGCACCCCTCAAGTATTAGCCGTGAATTAAAACGTCATTCCAAACAAGGCAACTATTCGCCTAGTAGGGCACAAACAGCTTATCGTCTCGCTAAATCGCATTGTGGGCGAAAAAGGAAATTAGAAATAGACACTGAACTCAGTCAGACCGTCAAGCATCTTTTTCTTGAGTGTCAATGGTCGCCAGAAGAAATTGAGGGACAATTACGTTTAGAACGAGAAAGACACGTCATTAGTTATCAAACCATTTATAGAGCTATCTATCGCGGTCACTTTGACGACACGTCTCTTTCACATGGTGCTCGTGGGGTTGTTCGCAAACTTCGTCACCATGGTAAAACACGCCATACAAAATCCCATGTGGAAAAGCGAGGAAAAATTCCTATTTCTCATACCATTTAA